TGAATGCAGACTCAGTCCGCTGCAGCTTCTTACTGCATTTGGAGCAAGCAACATAACACCACCCCTTTTCCGTGTCAACACGAACAACCTTCCCGGTGCACAGAAAATCAATCTCCTGCATCATATGTATAAGACTCATGTACAAAGCAAACACTAACATtacaaatcaaaaatataaatcatccCCAAGAGCTAGTATACCTGAGATTCAGCAGAAACGATGAAACTGCTGAGGTCAGCAATCGTCATAGTTTCCACCTTCGCATACGACCTTAGCAGTGGAGCGGCCGACGGCAAACCGGTATCTCTGGCGACCAACCTATGCAGCATATAATGATAAGTCTAAGAACAACCGAATGCACAAACACACGACTAATAAACGACAAACGTACTTGTAGAATAGAGCATCCCCTGCTCTAGTCTTCTTGTCAAAATACACGTGTGTTCCCGACGTAGCGTTAAGAAACAGACGACCTACGTGAATTAATAAAGTTGTCAAGACTAAAGTGCTATGACATTAAATGATACCACAAAAATCAATACCTCCGACAATCTTGGGATTTATGCTAGTGATGACCATGACCTTTGGATCGACCCTCATAGTCTCAAGCTGTTTATGGAAAGCAACAGCCTGAGCGTCAAAGAAGCTTAAAGTGACAGTCTCATCGCTGCACATATCAGAAAATTAATTGTCATCATAAACATCCACATATTACGTTCAGAACTAATATATGGACAACATAAATAACAAAGTCACAATGACAGTCACCTATCCAGCTTCAGAGTCACCATTACACGATTCTTCTCCTCTGGTGGATCGCAAACCGTGCTCCTCACACTCAATATCTCACCTATGATGTCTACATCAAATTCGACACCGgtattattttcttacaaaGTCAGTGATCATAACCCTATGTACTAAATGAATCAACAACATTTAAAGACGTTTCAGTTGTGATCAACATACCTGGTAGCTGAGTGTTAGTATTGGCAAGACCAATCAGCTCCGAATGGTTGCGGAACCGGAATGCTTCATCTGGCAAGGGAGAGTCAGGTTCGGTCAACTCCTGGAACGAAGTTGACTCGTTGAACCGGATCATCAAAGATGAATCAGTGAGCCGGAAATTCTGCGCGCATCTGGAGACATCAAAACCGGACACGGAAAACATTGTTCCGGCACGGAGTATTTCCCGGAACTGTGGGAGACGACCAGCACTGATCGTGACTTGCATCACAGTCGACTGAAACACAGTAAAGAATATATCAGTGATACAACGCTATAAACTCAAACGGATAATCAGTACTATAATCATCAAAAACCAAGATCTAGATAACAATCAGCAGGATCAATGCCAAACCaaatctatataaataaaaaaaaacacaaaacggCTCATGTATAATATTAGATCAGATCAGTAACACCCGTATATTTATTGAACAACGAACATACGTGAAAATCAACATTCCTATAAAATAGTAGTCAAACACATAATCACTTTACATCTATACAATATCAGATCAGATCGGCAAGTCTCGTATATTTCTATAACAAAGAACATACGAAAAtcaatatttctaaaaaatattatacaaacgCGATCGGATTTAATCAAGACGGGGAACTTACGTTGACATCAACCATGAGCAGATCCATCCACATTAGCTCTCCACCACGCTTAACGTTCCTAGCCTCCCAGAACCGAAGCAGCCTAGCCTCCACGACGGATGAGCACCGCCCAGTCTTGAGATCGGAAAAGAAAACCTTTGCCATGGCCATTGAGAAAGATGAGGGGTCAGATTCGAGTATGAATGGGTCGCGATAGTATAAAAGCGTAGGTAACGCGATACGTACCGGTAAGATCCTTATATAGCATAGGGGCGGGGCAGGAGAGAGCTTCGCAGTGGGATGGCGATCAAAGTCGATTTAAGACCATTAATTACTGAAGAACCGTTACATATGATGAATCGCGTATGCGCCGAACGTAGGGGAGCGGAGATCACGAAGGTGAGCGTAGAGTCTGATTAGGGTTCCATCAGGAGACTAAGGTCGTCGGGCCGCGTAAGAAAACATAACGAAGCCCAAATGTCAAGCCCGTAACAATTGATACAGTATATCCAAATCCAGACCAGGTAACTCGAACTGATAATTGCAGTTGCATGTATATAAGTTCGGTTGCGTCAGGCCCACGTAGATACGTATTGTCATTACACGTTTTAATGAAACGATGAGTTGCTGACGTGTCTAAACAGTAGATCATGAATTGTTGCGCTGGCATCCTTGTTGGCACACTCAGGAGGGATTAAAAgtgtcttttatatataaagattctAGTTTTATTTTCGTAATAGTTCCTATGAAATTACATTAGAGTTCAAATGTGAAATACtcgttcattttttttaacatctgcttttgtttttagattcttttattatacattcattattagggatattttagggtttaatcTAACAAGATTAACACTAACCATGTATCAAAATCTTTAATCATAACCTTGATTTTTGAGACATGATTAAAAGAAGACTGAATAAAATTAGCCTATGAGATTTATAGGCTTAAGTTTTTGGTCAGTTGATTTTGCTTTACGCCATTTTATACAGTATctaactatatattaaaatttaaaatttgttcgATTAtgcaaaattgagttttctctTGAAATCTGAAATATTAAGGTTTAACACCAAGAGTGCAAAACCTATTTTTGCGAGAACTACAAAACTCTACTTTTCGGTAAAATCGCAAAATCGAATTTTCCaccaaatttgtaaaatatttcttttctgcaaaaacaaatttttttcacaaaaatccaaaatcaagttttcatatcaaaaccgcaaaatcaaatttttacCAAAACATGTTTACCCACCAAAAACCCTCCCAAAACAAATTTTCTCGTTAGGACCCACTAAATTGAGTTTTTTAggcaaaactgcaaaatcaaaatttccTACCAAAATGAGTTTTTCCCCAAATGGAATTTGTCGTTGAAGTTACAAGAAATGGAGGGATTTGCTCGCGGGACTACTAGTTGGAGAGACGACGAGACAGAGGAAAGTATTGAGGAGGAGATGTGTCGTGTGAAGAGAGAGTTCAAGTCGCTTAAAAGCTATGTAAGTACTTTTACTAACGTCAGAGAAACAACCATCCAAGAGCTCTTTGAGCGGTCAGGTCAGTCTCGTAAACTTACACTCATCAACATTACAAACCTTACCATCGTCTCTAGTTTATGTGTGTTTGTTAATGGTGAAACAGGTTGGTGACACAGCTAGAAGGAGAGAAGGCGCAAAAGAAGGTTGAAGTTCAGAAACTGATGGAAGAGAATGTGAAATTGACGGCAGTTTCTGACAAGAAAGAAGCGCAGCTTCTTGCTCTCATTGAAAAATGCTAAGTTATGGCTTTAAGTGCATCAAACATCTGATCTTGCATCTATCTTCGCCGCATTGTTTTTGGCTCATCTCTCATtgtcattttttatatttttgaaagaaTGCTTCAGATTGTTGCAAAGCTTCTTACtcgattgtttatttttctgaCAAAACATTTTTGTAACTTTTCTCCGTAAATATACTATGGCTTATAGAGCCTGTCAAATTTATTATGGCTTATAGATTGCTTTTCTTCACGGAAAGACAGCTAAAGAGTgcgtattttatatattttctatctcCCTGAGTTACCTTATATTTGCAATCTTTGTAGAGGtttgaaatttatttgattgttttctttttctcatcAACTAGATACTGAACTCATAACTGGACTGTCTATGTAGGTTGAGCTATAAATGAGGATCTTGGtgtgtttataaaattataagtaaGGTCTTCTTCCACTTGCATACCCCTACTAGAGTGGTTGATTCACCTCCTTTTGCATTGTCTGAGTGTGGTTGGGGAGAATTATAGAATCAATATAACCATCTTCTTCCATGCCTATGTTTAAAGGAGTTGAAGTTGTGAGTACCTCTTTGTGATTGTGAACCTCACTCGAGTAAGTTGTGTATATACATCTTCTATGATCTTTTGAACTTCTCCAAGGTCTTACATGTTAAAGCTTAACACGCAGATTTTACAGTGGTCCTCAGTCTCTCAACAATCACATATTTGtcatggctgagtattacagcGAGATTGTCTTCCCTGACCCTTTTGAGAGTTTCTTCACCTACGTGTGTTATTACCTTGCTGTTCACATCTCCAACCTCCCATTAGGTGCATTCTTGTTATGGTGTCTACTGTCTAGTGAAGCAATCGTTATTGCTTAGTCATGATAATTATCTTCACTCGCTAATAGAACAACAAGGATAATTCGGTTTGCGTTTGGTTTTTAAAGTTCTCAGACGCAGATGAGCTAAAAAGACAGTTGATCATGGTAGATAGGCAACCTGAAGAGTTTTAGTTTTCCTCTGGCTATGAATGTTAACAACAGAGAGAAGTTCGCTAGGAATGTTTTGTAAGATACACTTCATATGCGTCAATGGGGGAGATATCTTAATATCTGGACACGTTTTCTAACGCTATGGTTGAATGTGACAGTAAAAATGCATATGCATTAGCTCATCTTATTTGCGACTGCCTCAAATCTTCCCTTGTCATACGTTATTACATTGGCTGCAAACTTTATGTTAGAAGTTTTCTTGTCAAACATAAGCATCACAGGTTTGTGAAGGTGTGAAAAAACAGAAcgtaaactgatttttttttttaatttgtgtgggAAGTTGCAGGGTCAAATGCTTTGTTAAGATGCATGATGCTCACTGACTAAGTATTCTAGTGGTAAAGCTCTGTATCTTTCATGCCTTCTCTGTATAGTAGAGGAGGCAATGGAGGAAGCAAGCAAGGAGGGATGCGTTCTTCCTAAAACATGACCTCAAAAACAAGtattttctccttctcttctaTATGTAAGTCATCTTCTTATCGTCGACAAAAAAAGTCATCTTCTTATCCTGTATTGTCATTTTCATTCAATAGGACATGTCCGGATGCGTCGGTTTAGGCATTTGtagattttttagtttattttctatGTTAGAAGAAGCACCACATTCACTTCTCATGGGTAGGGACTTGTGACAAGGACATTTATCGGGCTCTTAGTGAAGCTCAATATTTCAAAATAGTCACATGTGACTTGTAAAGACAAAGATGTTGAAATCCTTGTTGTTCTTTGTGGCCATAGAACATGGGAAATTAACTTCCCCACTTTAGGTTATCCAAAGAAGAGAAcagaaaaaatattcaaattggTGGCTCATATTGGATGGTGAGGAATATATGTCTGCTTATGTGTTATGGCACTCTTTGCTTAGTTGGTGTTGCTGGTGGTGTTTTAGGTTTTTGGATAGTAGCCACATGGGTGAGTCCTATGGTTCCAAGACAATGGACCCTCACACTTAAGCCTCTTCTTATTTCTCTTGGCTCTGCTTTTTCTAATACGTTGTCTTCTTCTTGCTTCCTTTTTCATTAccattttttagttaatttattttGCAGAGATACATGTCGAACATCACATGTCTTACTTTCCCCTCTTTTTGTTGGTGGGTCTATGAGTTTACTAACTTTTCAAAGATTCTTCTAAGTTATAACAGTGTTTAGTTGCAGAAATTTAAACTGATATATAAACCATGTTACTTTCAAGTTGGAAGTCAGGATAATATAATAGTGACCAAATACAATGTTTAATGAGAAAATGAAACATGTCATTGACCAGTGACACAATAATCGGACTAACAGGTTTTGTATCCATTATGTTCTCAAGAGTTATCCTACACCATAACTTTCATGATTCATTTAATGTACATAGGTTCTTATATTAGAATGTTAAGCTGGtagaattaataaaaacaatttgtcTATGAGGAGATTGCTTCATATTCTTACATATATACTGTAAAATTCATTATTTCCaatatagattttattattcaaaatttttaacattttacaaaGTCGGATACATGTagtttgaataatatttttaatcatttagaggttataaatttatatgtgttatttttgtttaaaagattAGGTTCAAAACCagtgttttattaaattatactttGGACCAAttctgcatatatatatatatatatatgtatgtatgtaacACTAATGTTATATCTTATCTAAGCTCTGATGTGAAAGTTTTAACGATTAGTTTTTCTGTAATGATAATGTTTTAATATGAATCAATAAGTGGGAAAAGAAAATCAGAAGAAGGTGTTGGGATTTCGGTTGATGTCAAGGAAGAATGAATTGATAATGTCTCCGAGTTATAACCACAAcaaatgcccccgactgtaatCAGCCAAGTGTCATTGTTCCACCATTATCTGTCCACCCTTTGATTCTACACCACCCATCCTTTTgacttcttattttattttgtttattcttttgttgtttttgtttgtttccttCTGAGGATTTATCTACTTTCTATATTGTTTTTGTACTTTAATACCTGACTATAAAGTGAGAATTCTAGCTAGTAACTACATATTGATCAACATCATCATGAAAATATGATCTTTTAATGGACAAGAATAACGAACAAATCTGGGTTTAATTAGTAAGTAGTAGGAGTATCTTCTGTTTAATTACATTCTTGACATGTTCATCGCATATGTATATAGTAAATTTACATTTGAAAAACATAAATGCTGTCAATGGTAAAAAAAACCTTCGACGCATATATAGAATATTTAAGAAATTGTAGACTAAAACTCATGCTAATCATCACAATCTGTggaatcattttattttttggaacGCTATTCTATAGTTTTATTCTTCAtatgttaataaaaatttataggaTTAGCAGAAGgaatttgattttgatgttcGTTATAGATTAACATACGTAATTcgttttaacataaatagtgaAAAGATACTATAGATTGAGGATGAAAACTAAGATTTGATGATTTGATCATACTAAAAagtaagagaaaacaaagggGAGATGAATAAGTTGTTTTCGGTTAAGAAAATGATTAAGAGTATCTCTAACTCTATTCtattttttcactctaaaatagagttttagatataaaaatgtattagtgattttttttaatttataatagagtgaaaaataggtttactccaaatatagaaatttttttttttgttcatcgctctattttttattctaaaataaagtaTTATTAAAGCAAACTtaaactctattataaaattaatctattttagaatgaaaaatataGTAAACCATCGGACATGGTCTAAGGACCTGGAAGAAGTACGTTTAAAATGCTGTTGGAAATGATCTTAATGCAATGCATCAACTTCGAGGATAGATttcataataaaacaaaatattaggTTCGTGTCTAAAGCATCGTTCTAATTCTCACATGGGACATAAATCCTTTACGCTTACCATGCATCTTGCATATGTATTGTCCAGAAAATAGTATAAATTGATTAACAAATGATTGACATCACAAGAGTATTCAGAATACGCATAGATTTGCGTAACTATAAACAATactaatgttcaaaaaaaaaaactataaacaatACTATTTGTTATTTGATATAAACCCAAGTGACCTACATAAATCCcttgattttttaataaaacaaaatacaaattgaGGGTTTAGGTGATTTTAAGGTCAAACAGTTGTGTAATTCAGTCACTTCTTCATATATGTCTTGAACAAAATTCAATATAATGTACATATATTATTCAGCATTTTTGCAagtttttctttgtaattttttttctcgttTGGTTTcacgatttttttaaaattatttacttcatttcaaaaacatattaggttctgtcaaaaaaaattatagaggATTTATAAATAGTGACTGTAGACAAATGGAAAATGactaaacaacacaaaaaatgGTACACACAACTTCTAATGATTAAATGAATAAAACGATCCGCAAAAACTAAGAAAGTAACCAAATAAACCATACAAGTTAACCTTTTACACTCGATTTCACCACAAGATTATAGGTTTTATGTGGTGGTGTTTACCTTTGAAAAACTaggttttaaacatttttatctttttgcaaTTTATATTAAGAATGCCAGTTACAAAAATTTACACTTCCCAATGCACTCTGTTTGGAACGTCCCTGGCCGCACTTCCGGCGAGAATCCACCGGCGTTTGCTTCTGGCGAACCTCCTCCCATCCTTCCCCCTGACCCTCCTGACCCAGCCTCCCCTCTCTCCCCTGTGAACTTCCCTTCCCTAACTGCTGCAACCACCAAAACGGCCTCCTCCGGACCATCCCGTAAGGAAACTCGCAAGGATTCTAAGCAACTACCCTTTTTCTCTTCAGAGAAGAAGCAGGATGATACTACTGGCTCTAAAACCACTTCTATGGAAATTGAGCAAGAAAACTCCTCTTCAACAACTACTGTACCTATTTCAGAATCCAGATCTGAGATTGCTACagttgaatcagaaacaaaccCAAACTTAACTTTCACTATTCTTCCTCCAAAAGCCTCCTCCCCCATCCAAACAAACCAAGCCACATCCTCCACACCTCCTCTCAACCCTCCTCCTCTATTACCTGTTCCTCCGCAAAACCCCTCGACAGCTACTGAACCAGAGCATTCCTCGGCTCAATACCAGACCCTTGCTGAAAAGCTGCGAGCTGCAGAAGACAAAACATTAAGACGCCTTGCCCCTACCACCATAGCTCCCTCTGGCCGCCCAAGAGTTGTTATTCCTGATTCTGTTTTCAAAAAAGGAGCAGATTTACATAAGGATTTCATCATCTGTTACTTCAATGGAAAGTCTCCACCATACAATCAAATACAAAGTGTATTTAACTATATGTGGGGAAAGGGCAAGAGACTAGAGATCCATAACAACCCTTTAAATCATTCAGCCATAGTGAGAATACAGAGTGAATACCTTAGAAACAAGATCTTGGAGAAAAATATATGGTATGTGGGAGACTCAATGTTCCACACTGCCCAATGGAACTCTGATCACTCCATGACTACCCCTCCGTTGAAAGCAATCAAGATCTGGGCTCATCTTACGGGTGTTCCGCTTGATCTTCGCCATGAGGAAGGATTAAGCTGGGTGGCGGGGCTTGTTGGAGAACCAAAAGAGACGGATGACTTCACCAAAAACCTTGTGAGCCTAACTCTCTCTCACGTCAAAGTAGAGGTCGACCTAACAGCTCCCTTGCCCCCTGTGGTTGAATTCGAGCGGGAGAGTGGAGAAGTTGTTGAAGTCACAGTTCACTACCCTTGGGTCCCTCCAACTTGCTCCCATTGTCACGAACTTGGTCACATAGTGCGTAACTGCCTCACCTACACTCCCCCTGctcctgaaacaaaaaaaacctcCCTCTCAGACCATAATCAAACCCTTCCCACCAAAGACAAACCTCATAAATCCCCTCAAAAAAACCCTCATAATACCATTACTCCTCAAACCAACTTTACCCCATCCAAAGCCTCTAGAAAATACCAGAAAAAGAACCCTCCCACGCCATTTGTTCCTGTCTTAGAACCTACTACTCCCTCTGTCAAAACCTCATCCTCAAACTCTACTACCCCTTCAGCCTCTCATGGTTTCTCATCTCCTTCTCTACCCCCTGATCTTCCTTTAACCATTGTTAACTCAAACCATTTCACCTCTCCTGATCAAATGCCTCGACCTT
The nucleotide sequence above comes from Brassica napus cultivar Da-Ae chromosome A9, Da-Ae, whole genome shotgun sequence. Encoded proteins:
- the LOC106375100 gene encoding uncharacterized protein LOC106375100, with protein sequence MWMDLLMVDVNSTVMQVTISAGRLPQFREILRAGTMFSVSGFDVSRCAQNFRLTDSSLMIRFNESTSFQELTEPDSPLPDEAFRFRNHSELIGLANTNTQLPDIIGEILSVRSTVCDPPEEKNRVMVTLKLDSDETVTLSFFDAQAVAFHKQLETMRVDPKVMVITSINPKIVGGRLFLNATSGTHVYFDKKTRAGDALFYKLVARDTGLPSAAPLLRSYAKVETMTIADLSSFIVSAESQEIDFLCTGKVVRVDTEKGWCYVACSKCSKKLQRTESAFTCGVCNNPHAVGALRYRVEMAIADDTAEGTFVWFDGVLTKLHSIRASEAAQMLAEDGVNPEDTRLPPFIADMEGRTYTFQVRVTAFNFTEHHKTFTITRIAEDHGRLTEDGVGSDGDGDDDDDNPNIKTPPAADDQGGTSKARKKTDAGTSNVVKKARAG